One genomic segment of Drosophila melanogaster chromosome 3R includes these proteins:
- the TfIIFbeta gene encoding transcription factor TFIIFbeta, which yields MSKEDKEKTQIIDKDLDLSNAGRGVWLVKVPKYIAQKWEKAPTNMDVGKLRINKTPGQKAQVSLSLTPAVLALDPEEKIPTEHILDVSQVTKQTLGVFSHMAPSDGKENSTTSAAQPDNEKLYMEGRIVQKLECRPIADNCYMKLKLESIRKASEPQRRVQPIDKIVQNFKPVKDHAHNIEYRERKKAEGKKARDDKNAVMDMLFHAFEKHQYYNIKDLVKITNQPISYLKEILKDVCDYNMKNPHKNMWELKKEYRHYKTEEKKEEEHKSGSSDSE from the exons ATGTCGAAGGAGGATAAGGAAAAGACACAGATCATCGACAAGGACCTGGACCTGTCCAATGCTGGGCGAGGCGTATGGCTGGTGAAGGTGCCCAAGTACATTGCCCAGAAATGGGAGAAGGCGCCGACGAACATGGACGTGGGCAAGCTCCGGATAAACAAGACACCTGGCCAAAAGGCCCAGGTCTCGCTTTCCCTCACGCCCGCCGTTTTGGCTCTAGATCCCGAGGAGAAAATACCCACCGAGCACATCCTGGACGTGTCGCAGGTCACCAAGCAGACGCTCGGCGTATTCTCGCACATGGCACCGTCCGATGGCAAGGAGAACTCGACTACCTCGGCGGCACAGCCGGATAACGAAAAGTTGTATATGGAGGGCAGGATTGTGCAAAAGCTAGAGTGCCGACCCATCGCCGACAACTGCTACATGAAACTAAAGCTGGAGTCCATACGCAAGGCATCGGAACCACAGCGACGTGTGCAGCCTATCGACAAAATCGTGCAGAACTTTAAGCCTGTAAAAGACCACGCACACAAC ATTGAATATCGGGAGCGAAAGAAGGCCGAGGGCAAGAAGGCGCGCGACGACAAGAATGCCGTGATGGATATGCTCTTCCACGCATTCGAGAAGCATCAATACTATAACATCAAGGATCTGGTCAAGATCACCAACCAGCCGATTAGCTACCTGAAGGAGATTCTCAAGGATGTCTGCGATTACAATATGAAGAACCCGCACAAGAACATGTGGGAGCTCAAGAAAGAATATCGCCACTACAAGACTGAAGAGAAGAAAGAGGAGGAGCACAAGTCAGGCAGCAGCGACTCGGAGTAG
- the CG45076 gene encoding uncharacterized protein, isoform A — MVYESGFTTRRTYSSRPVTTSYAVTYPSVEKVTRVYKSSYPIYSSYSVPRRVYGATRVVTSPIRVVTSPARVVSRVIHSPSPVRVVRTTTRVISSPERTTYSYTTPSTYYSPSYLPSTYTSTYIPTSYTTYTPSYAYSPTTVTRVYAPRSSLSPLRITPSPVRVITSPVRSVPSYLKRLPPGYGARALTNYLNTEPFTTFSEETSRIRNRAQSLIRDLHTPVVRRARSCTPFPVTGYTYEPASQLALDAYVARVTNPVRHIAKEVHNISHYPRPAVKYVDAELDPNRPSRKFSAPRPLEDPLDVEAKEKQRLRQERLLTVNEEALDEVDLEKKRAQKADEAKRREERALKEERDRLTAEAEKQAAAKAKKAAEEAAKIAAEEALLAEAAAQKAAEEAKALKAAEDAAQKAAEEARLAEEAAAQKVAEEAAQKAAEEARLAEEAAAQKAAEEAAQKAAEEAALKAAEEARLAEEAAQKAAEEAALKAVEEARAAEEAAQKAAEEARVAEEARLEEEQRVREQELERLAEIEKESEGELARQAAELAEIARQESELAAQELQAIQKNENETSEPVVEEPVTPVEEQEPIIELGSNVTPTGGNSYEEDLDAEEEEDEEEEEE; from the exons TACCCCTCGGTCGAGAAAGTAACTCGT GTGTACAAGTCGAGTTACCCCATCTACTCGAGCTACTCGGTGCCACGCCGCGTCTACGGCGCAACCCGGGTGGTGACCTCGCCCATCCGCGTGGTAACCTCGCCTGCCCGCGTGGTGTCCCGCGTCATACACTCACCATCGCCTGTTCGCGTTGTCCGCACGACGACCCGAGTGATTTCATCGCCGGAGCGCACCACCTACTCCTACACCACGCCATCGACCTACTACAGCCCCTCCTACTTGCCATCGACCTACACTTCGACCTACATCCCGACATCGTACACCACGTACACGCCGTCCTACGCCTACAGCCCGACCACGGTCACCCGGGTGTATGCCCCACGCAGTTCGCTGTCGCCGCTGAGGATCACCCCCTCGCCGGTGAGGGTCATCACCAGCCCGGTTCGCTCTGTGCCCTCCTATCTGAAGAGGCTGCCGCCTGGTTACGGTGCCCGCGCCCTGACCAATTACCTCAATACCGAACCCTTTACC ACCTTCTCCGAGGAAACAAGCCGGATTCGCAACCGCGCGCAATCTCTGATTCGTGACTTGCACACTCCCGTGGTGCGCCGTGCACGTAGCTGCACTCCCTTTCCCGTCACTGG TTACACCTATGAGCCGGCCTCGCAACTGGCCCTAGATGCCTATGTGGCCCGTGTCACAAATCCTGTCCGTCATATTGCCAAGGAAGTTCACAATATTTCGCACTACCCCAGGCCAGCAGTGAAATATGTTG ATGCCGAGTTGGATCCTAACCGTCCATCTAGAAAATTTTCTGCCCCTAGGCCCCTGGAGGATCCCCTCGATGTGGAGGCCAAGGAGAAACAGCGTCTGCGCCAGGAGCGTCTTCTAACCGTTAACGAAGAGGCTCTCGACGAGGTGGACTTGGAAAAGAAGCGTGCCCAGAAAGCCGATGAAGCCAAGCGTAGGGAAGAGAG GGCTCTCAAGGAGGAGAGGGATCGCCTGACGGCTGAGGCCGAAAAGCAGGCTGCTGCTAAGGCCAAAAAGGCTGCCGAGGAGGCCGCCAAAATCGCTGCCGAAGAGGCTCTCCTGGCTGAAGCTGCCGCCCAAAAAGCAGCCGAAGAAGCTAAAGCCCTAAAAGCCGCTGAAGATGCTGCCCAGAAAGCTGCCGAAGAAGCGCGTCTAGCGGAGGAGGCTGCCGCCCAAAAGGTCGCCGAGGAAGCTGCCCAAAAAGCTGCTGAGGAAGCTCGCCTAGCAGAGGAGGCAGCCGCCCAAAAGGCCGCCGAGGAAGCTGCCCAAAAGGCTGCCGAAGAAGCCGCTTTAAAGGCAGCCGAAGAGGCTCGTCTGGCTGAAGAAGCTGCCCAAAAGGCCGCCGAAGAAGCCGCACTGAAGGCTGTAGAGGAGGCTCGTGCCGCCGAAGAAGCTGCCCAAAAGGCCGCCGAAGAGGCTCGTGTCGCTGAAGAGGCTCGcctggaggaggagcagcgtGTCCGtgagcaggagctggagcgCCTGGCGGAGATCGAGAAGGAGAGTGAGGGAGAACTTGCTCGCCAGGCCGCCGAGCTGGCCGAGATCGCCCGCCAGGAATCCGAGCTTGCCGCCCAGGAACTGCAGGCCATCCAGAAGAACGAGAACGAGACCAGCGAGCCTGTGGTCGAAGAGCCCGTCACGCCCGTTGAGGAACAGGAACCGATCATCGAGCTCGGCTCTAATGTTACCCCCACTGGTGGTAATAGCTACGAGGAGGATCTCGatgcggaggaggaggaggacgaggaagaggaggaggaatAG
- the CG45076 gene encoding uncharacterized protein, isoform I, with protein MVYESGFTTRRTYSSRPVTTSYAVTYPSVEKVTRVYKSSYPIYSSYSVPRRVYGATRVVTSPIRVVTSPARVVSRVIHSPSPVRVVRTTTRVISSPERTTYSYTTPSTYYSPSYLPSTYTSTYIPTSYTTYTPSYAYSPTTVTRVYAPRSSLSPLRITPSPVRVITSPVRSVPSYLKRLPPGYGARALTNYLNTEPFTTFSEETSRIRNRAQSLIRDLHTPVVRRARSCTPFPVTGYTYEPASQLALDAYVARVTNPVRHIAKEVHNISHYPRPAVKYVGKSHLASVRICGDKAYNVRSPLYDTDKVRTDINLLSWYLRHPTWKNDKKSQDPVKEVEAVEVEA; from the exons TACCCCTCGGTCGAGAAAGTAACTCGT GTGTACAAGTCGAGTTACCCCATCTACTCGAGCTACTCGGTGCCACGCCGCGTCTACGGCGCAACCCGGGTGGTGACCTCGCCCATCCGCGTGGTAACCTCGCCTGCCCGCGTGGTGTCCCGCGTCATACACTCACCATCGCCTGTTCGCGTTGTCCGCACGACGACCCGAGTGATTTCATCGCCGGAGCGCACCACCTACTCCTACACCACGCCATCGACCTACTACAGCCCCTCCTACTTGCCATCGACCTACACTTCGACCTACATCCCGACATCGTACACCACGTACACGCCGTCCTACGCCTACAGCCCGACCACGGTCACCCGGGTGTATGCCCCACGCAGTTCGCTGTCGCCGCTGAGGATCACCCCCTCGCCGGTGAGGGTCATCACCAGCCCGGTTCGCTCTGTGCCCTCCTATCTGAAGAGGCTGCCGCCTGGTTACGGTGCCCGCGCCCTGACCAATTACCTCAATACCGAACCCTTTACC ACCTTCTCCGAGGAAACAAGCCGGATTCGCAACCGCGCGCAATCTCTGATTCGTGACTTGCACACTCCCGTGGTGCGCCGTGCACGTAGCTGCACTCCCTTTCCCGTCACTGG TTACACCTATGAGCCGGCCTCGCAACTGGCCCTAGATGCCTATGTGGCCCGTGTCACAAATCCTGTCCGTCATATTGCCAAGGAAGTTCACAATATTTCGCACTACCCCAGGCCAGCAGTGAAATATGTTG gtAAAAGTCATCTTGCATCAGTAAGGATTTGCGGTGACAAGGCCTATAATGTTAGAAGTCCGTTGTACGATACGGACAAAGTTCGAACTGATATTAACCTCTTGTCCTGGTACCTTAGACACCCGACTTGGAAGAATGATAAGAAATCCCAAGATCCTGTGAAGGAAG ttgaagctgttgaagtTGAGGCCTAA